The following are encoded together in the Pueribacillus theae genome:
- the yyaC gene encoding spore protease YyaC, producing the protein MNLHDKVLKKKTKPLRIHHEENHANSTFSSYLDSLIPNSECPIVIVCIGTDRSTGDSLGPLVGTKLKNRFPGYNIYGTLQSPVHAVNLQETLRNIEQKYRNPFVIGIDACLGKLSSIGFVSAGIGPVRPGAGVHKQLPAVGDIHITGIVNVGGFMEHIVLQNTRLHLVMTMADFIADGLFLSLYKRKPKGFKNEMVSS; encoded by the coding sequence ATGAATCTTCATGACAAAGTCTTAAAAAAGAAAACCAAACCACTTCGCATCCATCATGAAGAGAACCATGCAAATTCCACTTTTTCAAGCTATCTAGATTCCCTTATACCGAATTCCGAATGCCCAATTGTTATCGTTTGCATTGGAACGGATCGGTCAACAGGCGATTCCCTTGGCCCACTCGTAGGCACAAAACTTAAAAACCGTTTTCCCGGTTACAATATATATGGAACGCTGCAATCACCCGTTCATGCAGTTAATTTGCAAGAAACGTTACGAAACATTGAACAAAAATACCGGAATCCATTCGTCATCGGAATCGATGCCTGCCTCGGTAAACTTTCGAGCATCGGGTTCGTATCGGCAGGAATTGGGCCTGTAAGACCGGGTGCCGGCGTCCATAAACAGTTGCCTGCGGTAGGTGACATCCATATTACGGGAATCGTAAATGTAGGTGGTTTTATGGAGCATATTGTTTTGCAAAACACAAGGCTGCACCTCGTCATGACAATGGCAGATTTCATCGCGGATGGCTTATTTCTTTCACTTTATAAACGAAAACCGAAGGGATTCAAAAACGAAATGGTTTCATCTTAA
- a CDS encoding YkvI family membrane protein, whose translation MWQAGMKWLFLILGTTIGAGYASGRELWQFFGHESVLAIGIFVILFMLCCHVILRVSYESQSNHYLPVLTTLLGKRMAVLYDFMIMMYLFTTTAVMYAGSGAALEAFKVPYFVGIVISCFLVVILFFWNTEGVVAMNALLIPGLVILLFVTICLFLMMKNASFSINFHEQSNWPAGFTFTSLNILPLVAVLAAIGSKVKHPGEIWIASVGSAIVLGGLSFLYNHALIQVADELLFFEIPLFAILKHYPSFMAIIMTILLWFAIYTTAVSGLLGLTSRLNNTLNLPWWLFSFILTMLMLPLTFFGFSNLVAFLYPLYGILNLYLLAAILFYPIAKGRSEL comes from the coding sequence ATGTGGCAAGCGGGAATGAAATGGTTATTTTTAATTTTGGGAACGACGATTGGGGCTGGCTATGCCTCAGGAAGAGAACTATGGCAATTTTTTGGCCATGAAAGTGTACTGGCCATCGGCATTTTTGTCATTTTATTTATGCTTTGCTGCCATGTGATTTTGCGTGTTAGCTATGAAAGCCAATCGAATCATTACTTGCCGGTTTTGACAACGCTTTTAGGAAAAAGAATGGCGGTACTCTACGACTTTATGATTATGATGTATTTGTTCACGACAACCGCGGTGATGTACGCCGGAAGTGGAGCTGCCCTCGAAGCTTTTAAGGTGCCCTATTTCGTTGGTATTGTGATAAGTTGTTTTCTCGTAGTTATTTTATTTTTTTGGAATACAGAAGGCGTCGTTGCGATGAATGCACTTCTGATTCCCGGCCTTGTTATCCTCCTTTTCGTAACGATTTGTCTTTTTTTAATGATGAAAAACGCTTCATTTTCAATTAACTTTCACGAGCAATCAAATTGGCCTGCTGGGTTTACGTTTACCTCATTGAATATTCTTCCGCTTGTCGCAGTGCTTGCAGCGATCGGATCAAAGGTGAAGCATCCTGGTGAAATCTGGATCGCCAGTGTCGGAAGCGCAATTGTGCTGGGAGGCCTTTCTTTTTTATACAATCATGCTTTAATCCAAGTGGCAGATGAATTGCTGTTCTTTGAAATTCCTTTGTTCGCCATTTTGAAGCATTATCCTTCTTTTATGGCCATTATCATGACAATTTTGCTTTGGTTTGCCATTTATACGACAGCCGTATCCGGACTATTAGGGCTCACAAGCAGGCTTAACAATACATTGAATCTGCCTTGGTGGCTGTTCTCTTTTATATTGACGATGTTGATGCTGCCGCTCACATTTTTTGGCTTTTCTAATTTAGTAGCGTTCTTATACCCGTTATATGGCATTCTTAATCTTTATTTACTGGCGGCCATTCTATTCTATCCGATTGCAAAGGGACGCTCTGAACTTTAA
- the rpsF gene encoding 30S ribosomal protein S6, with protein MRKYEIMYIIRPNLDEEGRKALVERFNTVLTDRGAELEKVNEMGMKRLAYEIDDFREGYYVVLEVNSKPEAIEEFDRLAKISDDIIRFMAIRPGE; from the coding sequence ATGCGTAAATACGAAATCATGTACATCATTCGTCCAAACTTGGATGAAGAAGGGCGAAAAGCGTTAGTTGAACGCTTTAACACCGTTTTAACTGACAGAGGTGCAGAATTAGAGAAAGTAAACGAAATGGGAATGAAACGCCTTGCGTACGAAATTGATGATTTCCGTGAAGGCTACTACGTTGTTCTCGAGGTAAACAGCAAGCCTGAAGCGATCGAAGAATTCGATCGTTTAGCGAAAATCAGCGATGATATTATTCGTTTTATGGCGATTCGTCCCGGCGAATAA
- the noc gene encoding nucleoid occlusion protein — MKSSISRLFGLGEKEIEREIKKDEVVQLAISKITPNRYQPRTVFVDEKIEELAQTIKTHGIIQPIIVRKIDGKDEEYEIIAGERRWRAVQKLGWETIPAIIREFSDSQTASVALIENLQREELTAIEEAVAYAKLIEIHGLTQESLAQRLGKGQSTIANKLRLLKLPKQVQDSLLNKEITERHARALIVLKNEEKQVQLLHEIVENQLNVKQTEDKVKSFLEGDKKKTKNTRKAVSKDTRIAVNTIRQSMNMIKDTGISIEMEEENHEDYYQFLIRIPKK; from the coding sequence ATGAAATCTTCCATATCTCGCCTTTTTGGTTTGGGAGAAAAAGAAATAGAAAGAGAAATAAAGAAAGATGAAGTTGTACAATTAGCGATTTCAAAAATTACTCCAAACCGTTATCAGCCTCGGACTGTTTTTGTTGATGAAAAAATTGAAGAATTGGCTCAAACCATTAAAACACATGGTATTATCCAGCCGATTATTGTTAGAAAAATAGACGGAAAAGACGAAGAATATGAAATCATTGCCGGGGAACGAAGATGGCGTGCGGTACAAAAACTAGGCTGGGAAACGATACCTGCCATTATAAGGGAATTTAGCGATTCTCAAACAGCATCAGTCGCTCTCATTGAAAATTTGCAGCGTGAAGAATTAACAGCGATTGAAGAAGCGGTTGCGTATGCTAAACTCATCGAAATTCATGGGCTGACACAGGAAAGCCTCGCACAACGGTTGGGGAAAGGACAGTCGACGATTGCTAATAAGCTTCGTCTACTAAAACTGCCAAAACAAGTGCAAGATTCATTATTGAATAAAGAAATAACGGAACGCCATGCCCGTGCACTAATCGTATTAAAAAATGAAGAAAAACAAGTCCAATTGTTACATGAGATTGTTGAAAACCAATTAAATGTAAAACAGACAGAAGACAAAGTGAAAAGTTTCCTTGAAGGCGATAAGAAAAAAACAAAGAATACGAGAAAAGCAGTTAGCAAAGATACGAGAATTGCAGTGAATACCATTCGACAATCGATGAATATGATAAAAGATACTGGCATCTCGATTGAAATGGAAGAAGAAAATCATGAAGACTATTACCAATTCTTGATTCGCATACCAAAAAAATAA
- a CDS encoding ParA family protein has protein sequence MTKTLAIANQKGGVGKTTTSVNLGACLAHIGKKVLLIDIDPQGNATSGVGIDKGEVDESIYNVLVDDVDAASVIKKTNTENFDVIPSTIQLAGAEIELVSTISREIRLKRALAKLDNQYDYIIIDCPPSLGLLTLNALTASDSVLIPVQCEYYALEGLSQLLNTVRLVQKHLNKNLMIDGVLLTMLDARTNLGIQVIDEVKKYFQDKVYKTIIPRNVRLSEAPSHGKPIIIYDPRSKGAEFYLELAKEMVVSG, from the coding sequence GTGACAAAAACGCTAGCAATAGCTAATCAAAAAGGCGGAGTAGGAAAAACAACGACTTCTGTCAATTTAGGCGCTTGTCTTGCACATATAGGCAAGAAAGTGCTGCTTATCGATATCGATCCGCAAGGGAACGCAACGAGCGGTGTAGGGATTGATAAAGGGGAGGTGGATGAGAGCATATATAACGTTCTTGTTGATGATGTTGATGCAGCTTCGGTTATAAAAAAAACAAATACTGAAAACTTTGATGTGATTCCATCAACGATTCAACTCGCAGGCGCTGAAATAGAATTGGTGTCAACGATATCGAGAGAAATCCGATTAAAACGAGCGTTGGCTAAGCTTGATAATCAATATGATTATATTATTATTGACTGCCCACCATCCCTTGGGCTTTTAACATTAAACGCTTTAACAGCCTCTGACTCCGTATTAATCCCTGTCCAATGCGAATATTACGCGCTTGAAGGATTGAGCCAATTATTAAATACGGTCAGGCTTGTCCAAAAGCATTTAAATAAAAATTTAATGATTGATGGCGTCCTTCTCACCATGCTTGATGCGAGAACAAACTTGGGGATTCAAGTCATTGATGAAGTAAAAAAATATTTTCAAGATAAAGTGTATAAAACAATCATTCCGAGAAATGTGCGGTTAAGTGAGGCGCCAAGCCATGGGAAGCCGATAATCATCTATGATCCCCGTTCAAAAGGTGCCGAGTTTTATTTAGAACTTGCAAAGGAGATGGTCGTGAGTGGCTAG
- the ychF gene encoding redox-regulated ATPase YchF, which translates to MALTTGIVGLPNVGKSTLFNAITQAGAEAANYPFCTIDPNVGIVEVPDRRLQKLTELVQPKKTVPTAFEFTDIAGIVKGASKGEGLGNKFLSHIRQVDAILHVVRCFEDENVTHVAGTVDPIADIETINLELILADMETVDKRIGRAEKLAKQKDKQAAIEFEALSKIKKAFENELPARSVELNEEEEKMIHGLHLLTIKPVLYAANVSEEGLLDGGENEYVQKVREYAKAENAEVIVICAKIESEIAELDGDERQAFLEEIGIEEAGLDQLIRASYSLLGLATYFTAGVQEVRAWTFRRGTKAPQAAGIIHTDFERGFIRAEVVSYDDLVEAGSMAAAKEKGKVRLEGKEYVVQDGDVIHFRFNV; encoded by the coding sequence TTGGCTTTAACGACTGGAATTGTAGGACTCCCTAACGTTGGCAAATCAACGTTGTTTAATGCGATCACACAGGCCGGTGCGGAAGCGGCGAATTATCCTTTTTGTACGATCGATCCGAATGTTGGCATCGTTGAAGTGCCTGATCGCCGCTTGCAAAAATTAACAGAGCTTGTTCAGCCAAAAAAAACGGTTCCTACAGCGTTTGAATTCACAGATATCGCAGGTATCGTTAAGGGAGCAAGCAAAGGGGAAGGCCTTGGAAATAAATTTTTATCCCATATCCGCCAAGTGGATGCGATTTTACATGTTGTCCGCTGCTTTGAAGATGAAAATGTAACGCATGTCGCGGGGACGGTAGATCCGATTGCTGACATTGAAACGATTAATCTTGAGCTCATTCTTGCCGATATGGAAACGGTTGATAAAAGAATTGGCCGTGCCGAAAAGCTGGCTAAACAAAAAGACAAACAGGCAGCGATTGAATTTGAGGCGCTCTCAAAGATTAAAAAGGCATTTGAAAATGAATTGCCGGCCCGCAGTGTTGAATTGAATGAAGAAGAGGAAAAAATGATTCATGGTTTACACTTATTGACGATAAAGCCAGTCCTGTATGCAGCAAATGTAAGTGAAGAGGGATTGCTTGATGGTGGTGAAAATGAATACGTTCAAAAGGTAAGAGAATATGCTAAAGCGGAAAACGCTGAAGTTATCGTCATCTGTGCAAAAATTGAATCCGAAATTGCTGAGCTTGATGGAGATGAAAGACAAGCATTCTTGGAGGAAATTGGAATTGAAGAAGCGGGTCTTGACCAATTAATCCGTGCTTCTTACAGCTTGCTCGGTTTAGCTACGTACTTTACAGCGGGTGTACAGGAAGTAAGGGCCTGGACATTTAGGCGAGGAACGAAAGCTCCGCAAGCAGCGGGAATTATCCATACAGACTTTGAACGCGGATTTATCCGGGCAGAGGTCGTCTCGTATGATGATTTAGTTGAAGCCGGCTCTATGGCTGCTGCCAAAGAAAAAGGCAAAGTCCGCCTTGAAGGAAAAGAATACGTCGTACAAGACGGGGACGTCATTCATTTTAGATTTAACGTATAA
- a CDS encoding aminotransferase class V-fold PLP-dependent enzyme, with protein MIYFDNAASSFPKPKKVVEAVVEALTEYGANPGRGAHALAERTAAIINEARKELALFFGLSYKNHVLFYQNATMALNQAIKGFPFKEGDHVIATVYEHNSVRRPLEACVKSKGIKVTYLSPNRGFHEEKWEDALEDNTKFIAVTHASNVTGDILPIEEIGLFAKKHGLTLLVDASQTAGVLPINMDELGIDMLAFPGHKGLLGPQGTGALLLNEKMDLAPIIHGGTGSHSEQIEQPGVLPDKFESGTLNTPGIAGLLAGVKVVKERTLDAIAKHESDLANYCIESLQTIGNVRLYGPGQSKQRIGVVSFAIEGIDSHEIAMILDQHYGIAVRAGLHCSPMAHEELGTIEGGLIRVSFGFANTKEEIDVLIQALTEITGYF; from the coding sequence ATGATTTACTTTGATAATGCTGCAAGTTCGTTTCCAAAACCTAAAAAGGTAGTCGAAGCTGTTGTGGAAGCATTAACGGAGTATGGGGCAAACCCTGGAAGAGGGGCCCATGCATTGGCAGAAAGAACAGCTGCCATCATTAATGAAGCTAGAAAAGAACTCGCTTTGTTTTTTGGTTTATCTTATAAGAACCATGTCTTATTTTACCAAAATGCCACAATGGCCCTCAATCAAGCAATTAAAGGATTTCCATTTAAAGAAGGCGACCATGTCATTGCAACGGTTTATGAACATAATTCAGTGCGCAGGCCGCTTGAAGCATGTGTGAAATCAAAAGGAATTAAAGTCACTTATTTGTCACCTAACAGGGGATTTCACGAAGAAAAATGGGAGGACGCTTTGGAGGACAATACGAAATTTATCGCTGTCACGCACGCTTCAAACGTCACAGGCGACATCCTGCCGATCGAAGAAATTGGCTTGTTTGCAAAAAAACATGGGCTCACTTTGTTGGTCGATGCCTCGCAAACAGCAGGTGTCCTGCCGATAAACATGGATGAACTCGGCATTGATATGCTTGCGTTTCCAGGCCATAAGGGGCTATTGGGGCCTCAAGGAACAGGTGCCCTTTTACTGAATGAAAAGATGGATCTGGCTCCAATTATCCACGGCGGCACGGGGAGCCATTCTGAACAGATTGAGCAGCCAGGCGTTTTGCCAGATAAATTTGAAAGCGGGACATTAAATACACCTGGGATTGCCGGGTTGTTAGCAGGAGTCAAAGTCGTAAAAGAACGGACGTTAGATGCGATTGCAAAACACGAATCAGACCTTGCAAACTACTGTATTGAGAGCTTGCAAACGATTGGAAACGTTCGATTGTACGGCCCTGGTCAATCAAAGCAAAGAATTGGTGTCGTTTCTTTTGCGATTGAAGGAATCGATAGCCATGAAATCGCAATGATTTTGGATCAGCATTACGGTATTGCAGTTCGAGCCGGTTTGCACTGCTCGCCAATGGCACACGAAGAGCTTGGAACCATTGAAGGCGGCCTGATTCGGGTTAGTTTTGGGTTTGCAAATACGAAAGAAGAGATTGATGTTCTCATTCAAGCATTAACTGAAATAACCGGTTATTTTTAA
- a CDS encoding DUF951 domain-containing protein, with translation MVDKTFDLNDIVVMKKPHPCGENRWQIIRLGADIRIKCTGCDHSVLMSRKEFTRKMKKVIERHNAEE, from the coding sequence GTGGTGGACAAAACGTTTGATTTGAATGACATTGTTGTAATGAAAAAGCCGCATCCATGCGGCGAAAATCGCTGGCAAATCATTCGGCTTGGAGCGGATATCCGGATCAAATGTACAGGCTGTGACCATAGCGTGCTCATGTCGAGGAAAGAATTTACAAGAAAAATGAAAAAGGTGATCGAGCGGCATAACGCCGAAGAATAG
- a CDS encoding ParB/RepB/Spo0J family partition protein, with amino-acid sequence MARGLGRGIEAFFPPQEENDAVKEIKINELETNPYQPRKTFVEESINELSQSIAEHGIIQPLIVRKSVKGYEIVAGERRFRAAKAANVKKIPVIIKELTDDQMMEIALIENLQREDLNPVEEAQAYRKLMQELNYTQEELSKRVGKSRPHIANHLRLLNLAPDILEFIANGTLTMGHGRAFLGLKSKEKLNALVQKTIKEQLNVRELEKLVQQLNENVPRETIATKQNKEPFLVEKETALQKKYGTAVTIKKMKRKGKIEIEFSSNDELKRILGLLER; translated from the coding sequence GTGGCTAGAGGGCTCGGAAGAGGGATTGAGGCGTTTTTTCCACCGCAAGAAGAGAATGATGCGGTGAAAGAAATCAAAATAAATGAACTCGAAACGAATCCATACCAACCTAGAAAAACATTTGTTGAAGAGTCGATAAACGAGCTAAGTCAATCGATTGCTGAACATGGAATTATACAACCTTTAATCGTCCGAAAAAGTGTGAAAGGCTATGAAATCGTCGCTGGAGAACGGCGGTTTCGTGCCGCTAAAGCTGCAAATGTAAAGAAAATACCAGTTATTATTAAAGAGTTAACGGATGACCAGATGATGGAAATAGCATTAATTGAAAATTTGCAGCGGGAAGATTTAAATCCTGTTGAAGAAGCGCAAGCGTATCGAAAATTAATGCAAGAATTAAACTATACGCAAGAAGAACTGTCAAAACGAGTTGGAAAAAGCCGGCCCCATATTGCTAATCACCTTCGATTGCTTAATTTAGCTCCCGATATCCTTGAATTTATTGCAAATGGCACATTGACGATGGGGCATGGAAGGGCTTTTCTAGGACTGAAATCAAAAGAAAAATTGAATGCTCTCGTTCAAAAAACGATTAAAGAACAATTAAACGTCCGCGAATTAGAAAAACTCGTCCAGCAGTTAAACGAAAATGTTCCACGTGAAACAATTGCAACAAAGCAAAATAAAGAACCTTTCCTCGTTGAAAAGGAAACTGCGTTACAAAAAAAATACGGGACGGCTGTCACAATAAAAAAAATGAAGCGCAAAGGGAAAATTGAAATTGAATTTTCCTCCAACGATGAGCTTAAAAGAATACTCGGCTTATTAGAAAGATAG
- the rsmG gene encoding 16S rRNA (guanine(527)-N(7))-methyltransferase RsmG, which produces MNEQQFQQLLEKKGVSLTNTQLEQFNTYYETLIEWNEKMNLTGITEKNEVYEKHFFDSLSAAFACDFTKITTVCDVGSGAGFPSIPLKICYPHLNISIVDSLKKRITFLNHLVNELKIEKVALYHDRAETFARNPKFREAFDLVTARAVAKLSVLSELCLPLVKETGTFLVMKGPRITEEVSEAEHAISLLGGEITDKITTELPFEKSDRNLLLITKKKRTPKKYPRKPGTPNKEPL; this is translated from the coding sequence ATGAACGAACAGCAATTTCAGCAGCTTTTGGAAAAAAAGGGAGTTTCCCTTACAAATACGCAGCTTGAGCAATTTAATACGTATTATGAAACGCTCATTGAATGGAACGAAAAAATGAACTTAACTGGAATCACTGAAAAAAATGAAGTGTATGAAAAGCATTTTTTTGACTCGCTGAGTGCTGCATTCGCTTGTGATTTTACAAAAATAACGACTGTTTGTGATGTCGGATCCGGAGCCGGTTTTCCGAGCATTCCATTAAAAATTTGCTATCCGCATTTAAACATTTCAATCGTTGATTCATTAAAAAAGCGGATTACATTTTTAAACCATCTCGTCAATGAATTAAAAATAGAAAAAGTTGCTCTTTACCACGATCGGGCAGAAACATTTGCCCGAAACCCAAAATTTCGGGAAGCTTTCGATCTTGTTACAGCAAGAGCCGTGGCAAAACTATCCGTGTTAAGCGAGCTTTGTTTGCCTTTAGTAAAAGAAACAGGCACTTTTCTCGTCATGAAAGGGCCGAGAATCACAGAAGAAGTTTCCGAGGCAGAACACGCGATTTCTTTATTAGGAGGAGAAATTACAGATAAAATAACGACAGAACTTCCTTTCGAAAAAAGCGATCGGAATCTTTTGCTCATCACGAAAAAAAAGCGAACACCAAAAAAATATCCACGTAAACCAGGCACGCCAAATAAAGAACCGCTCTAG